The following are encoded in a window of Planctomycetaceae bacterium genomic DNA:
- a CDS encoding 2-hydroxyacyl-CoA dehydratase family protein: MKQKTSKITLEQWDEQYKLLCRAGIKQPDYGGSLRRHAEDGDTRLRTLQFDNSAASLRLWNFLLTENERLHKARTDGKKIVGTMKDLGTIPVMVYALENTVAFYPDGAWWTPCIMETNEGLFKIADSLGIDESFCPVRAMLGAFLNEEHFPVPDMLICSTGAVCDDFSAIAQRLDCLGFKINWWEIPHRRKSENNEVRINLPGGFHVPLSQIEFVKTELEHIRSLLEKLTGERLTDEKLANGIAKANIVRNLLAQLRHIVFTAEINPLPALEMLIAEMLAIHFCSDIDETTVILQELLKEAQCRAANNEGISDKNAAKIFWVNPVSDLRAMNLLEDCGGRVCGTDYLFTHALDMIPTDISPMDALAQMALADTMAGSSFDRAERICRDIEKFGSDAIIISRIPGASHCATEGTIIAEIVKKKLGIPTLEIEIPSLSDSLRQPIKNKIETLIEIVLQRRQK; encoded by the coding sequence ATGAAACAAAAAACTTCCAAAATCACTCTCGAACAATGGGATGAACAATATAAATTGCTTTGCAGAGCCGGAATAAAGCAGCCTGATTATGGCGGAAGTTTGCGAAGACACGCTGAAGACGGCGACACAAGGCTGCGTACTCTTCAATTTGATAATTCCGCTGCATCGCTTCGACTGTGGAATTTTTTGCTTACAGAAAATGAACGTCTGCATAAAGCTCGCACAGACGGCAAAAAAATCGTCGGCACAATGAAAGACCTTGGCACAATTCCTGTTATGGTTTACGCGTTAGAAAATACGGTTGCGTTTTATCCGGATGGGGCATGGTGGACGCCTTGTATTATGGAAACGAATGAAGGTTTATTCAAAATCGCCGATTCGCTCGGCATCGATGAATCATTCTGTCCGGTACGTGCGATGCTGGGTGCTTTTCTGAATGAGGAACATTTCCCTGTTCCCGATATGCTTATTTGCAGCACAGGGGCTGTTTGTGACGATTTTTCAGCAATTGCTCAACGCCTTGACTGTCTTGGTTTTAAAATAAACTGGTGGGAAATTCCGCACAGACGCAAAAGCGAAAACAATGAAGTGAGGATAAATTTGCCCGGCGGTTTTCACGTTCCACTGTCACAAATTGAATTCGTAAAAACAGAACTGGAACACATAAGAAGTTTGTTAGAAAAATTAACAGGCGAAAGACTTACAGATGAAAAACTGGCAAATGGAATTGCCAAAGCGAATATTGTTCGCAATTTGCTCGCTCAACTTCGGCATATTGTTTTCACAGCAGAAATAAATCCGCTACCCGCACTTGAAATGCTCATTGCGGAAATGCTCGCTATTCATTTTTGTTCGGATATTGACGAAACAACCGTAATTTTACAGGAATTATTAAAAGAAGCACAGTGTAGAGCTGCAAATAATGAAGGAATTTCAGATAAAAACGCCGCGAAAATCTTTTGGGTTAATCCTGTATCTGATTTGCGAGCAATGAATCTTCTTGAAGACTGCGGCGGACGCGTTTGCGGCACAGATTACCTTTTTACACACGCTTTGGATATGATACCGACAGATATATCGCCGATGGACGCATTGGCACAGATGGCATTAGCGGATACTATGGCCGGTTCTTCGTTCGACCGCGCTGAACGCATTTGTCGGGATATTGAAAAATTCGGTTCTGACGCAATTATTATTTCTCGTATCCCAGGCGCAAGTCATTGCGCAACCGAAGGCACAATAATCGCAGAAATCGTTAAGAAAAAACTTGGCATTCCAACGCTTGAAATTGAAATTCCATCGCTATCGGATTCCTTGCGGCAGCCGATAAAAAATAAAATTGAAACATTAATTGAAATTGTTTTACAGCGGAGGCAAAAATGA
- a CDS encoding 2-hydroxyacyl-CoA dehydratase family protein yields the protein MNSKNTVIYCDPYIPPEWIAAHGLQPLRITPRISKNAAIGICPYARAFINEIKIQKNACAAILTTTCDQMRRTADVATQNHNLPIFLMNVPTIWQRKSAAELYAAELKRLGRFLTQFNGQGPTNAKLVETMVEFENKRNKASVQTKPNGKTPLALIGSHLLKQDNIIFDIVRKYGGYITLDATTDGPRTLPRKFNPAHLNENPIKELAAAYFETIPDVFQRPNDKLYEWFKKKLNETPVRGIIFHHYMWCDKWHAELGRISDKKFTNLPVLDISAGDNDKNIENRLATRIQAFMEMLE from the coding sequence ATGAACAGCAAAAATACCGTTATATATTGCGACCCATATATTCCGCCGGAATGGATAGCCGCTCACGGTCTGCAACCGTTACGAATCACGCCGAGGATATCTAAAAACGCGGCAATTGGTATATGCCCATACGCGCGAGCATTTATAAATGAAATAAAGATTCAAAAAAATGCCTGTGCTGCAATTTTAACGACCACCTGCGACCAAATGCGACGCACTGCCGATGTCGCAACGCAAAATCATAATCTTCCGATATTCCTAATGAATGTGCCGACTATATGGCAAAGAAAATCTGCAGCGGAACTTTATGCCGCAGAACTCAAAAGGCTTGGCAGGTTTCTGACACAATTTAACGGACAAGGCCCGACTAATGCAAAGCTTGTCGAAACTATGGTCGAGTTTGAAAATAAAAGGAACAAGGCTTCTGTACAAACAAAACCAAATGGCAAAACGCCTCTTGCCCTGATAGGCAGTCATTTGCTGAAACAGGACAATATTATTTTTGATATTGTGCGAAAATATGGCGGCTATATCACTCTTGACGCGACAACAGACGGCCCGCGTACATTGCCGAGAAAATTTAATCCGGCACATCTCAACGAAAATCCCATTAAAGAATTGGCAGCCGCATACTTTGAAACTATACCTGATGTATTCCAAAGGCCTAATGACAAGCTTTACGAATGGTTTAAAAAGAAACTAAACGAAACACCCGTTCGGGGTATTATATTCCATCATTATATGTGGTGCGACAAATGGCACGCGGAACTTGGCCGAATATCCGATAAGAAATTCACAAACCTGCCTGTTCTGGATATTAGTGCCGGCGACAACGATAAAAACATAGAAAACCGGCTGGCTACACGAATTCAAGCGTTTATGGAGATGCTTGAATGA
- a CDS encoding 2-hydroxyacyl-CoA dehydratase family protein yields the protein MGNCGGNENLCSNTWFKNMIPNCLQYATTAKAQGRPIVGIMCEYTPRELIMAAGAIPVCLCGGSVNTITAAEQDLPKNLCPLIKSTYGYNILKKNPFLEMTDLLVAETTCDGKKKMYELLSQNHPMHILELSQKPDDSDAFEHWHKELIKLKSALEKRFNTKITDAKIRQAIELMNRERRLRRQLAGFMESDTPPLTGRQLLELKSIIGGIEADLEEYEKIISIMKSKKAECGTAKKVRVLLTGVPLAHGAERVIDIIEQNGGLVVCMENCTGIKPILEDVDETIEDPMAALAKKYFNIPCSVMTRNDLRLETLRKLIRQYRPQCIVELIWQACLTYDVESHFIRQLAQQEFKLPYLKIETDYSPSDSARIEMRVAALFETSRK from the coding sequence ATGGGAAATTGCGGCGGCAACGAAAACTTATGCAGCAATACGTGGTTTAAAAATATGATTCCAAATTGCCTTCAATACGCGACAACCGCAAAGGCACAGGGCAGGCCGATTGTCGGCATTATGTGTGAATATACGCCTCGAGAACTGATAATGGCGGCAGGTGCGATTCCGGTATGCTTGTGCGGAGGTTCTGTAAACACTATTACAGCAGCGGAACAGGATCTGCCCAAAAATCTTTGTCCTCTCATTAAATCAACTTACGGCTATAACATACTCAAAAAAAATCCGTTTTTGGAAATGACTGATTTACTGGTCGCGGAAACAACCTGTGACGGCAAAAAAAAGATGTATGAACTTTTGTCGCAAAACCACCCAATGCATATATTGGAATTATCGCAAAAGCCAGACGACTCTGACGCTTTTGAACATTGGCACAAGGAACTTATAAAATTAAAATCAGCTTTGGAAAAACGCTTCAACACAAAAATAACGGACGCTAAAATCCGCCAAGCAATTGAATTAATGAATCGTGAACGCAGATTACGGCGTCAGCTTGCAGGATTTATGGAATCAGATACCCCGCCATTAACGGGGCGTCAGCTTTTGGAGCTAAAAAGTATTATCGGCGGCATTGAAGCTGATTTGGAAGAATATGAAAAAATCATAAGCATAATGAAATCAAAAAAGGCTGAATGCGGAACGGCAAAAAAAGTTCGCGTGCTCTTAACCGGCGTACCGTTAGCACACGGCGCGGAACGTGTAATCGACATCATTGAGCAAAATGGCGGACTGGTTGTATGTATGGAAAATTGCACCGGCATAAAACCAATATTGGAAGATGTCGATGAAACTATTGAAGACCCAATGGCAGCGTTGGCGAAAAAATACTTTAATATCCCTTGTTCAGTAATGACCAGAAATGATCTCAGACTTGAAACTTTGCGGAAACTCATCCGCCAATACCGGCCGCAGTGCATTGTCGAATTGATTTGGCAGGCTTGTCTGACTTATGATGTTGAATCGCATTTTATCAGGCAATTGGCACAGCAGGAATTTAAACTGCCCTACCTTAAAATAGAGACAGATTATTCACCATCAGATTCTGCACGTATTGAGATGCGTGTGGCAGCTTTATTTGAAACGTCACGGAAATAG
- a CDS encoding methyltransferase domain-containing protein, whose product MKSISSVGLNDVQVVYSGPEGNLWELIMGEQIHIGGLASSTALAKEAGIKTGMCGVDLCCCTGAGMRFLVRMFDAKQMQGIDATQHIVQEGIKRVKQEGFADKIHFTLADVCSSGLESDSADFVWGEDAWCYVVDKEKLIAEAVRIVKPGGIIAFTDWVEGDSGLTSDEAERFLKFMKFPNINNMSDYCSLLQKNNCEVITAKDTKRFAPYVDLYLNMLNMQLTYDALKIINFNSDLMQAMAGEMMFMQQLAHKGKIAQGMFIARKRN is encoded by the coding sequence ATGAAAAGTATTTCAAGTGTGGGATTAAATGATGTACAAGTTGTGTATAGCGGGCCGGAAGGCAATCTCTGGGAACTTATTATGGGGGAGCAAATACACATCGGCGGACTTGCTTCTTCTACGGCTTTAGCTAAAGAAGCAGGTATAAAAACAGGTATGTGCGGCGTTGACCTGTGCTGCTGTACCGGAGCGGGAATGAGATTTTTAGTGCGAATGTTCGATGCGAAGCAAATGCAAGGCATAGATGCCACACAGCATATAGTGCAGGAAGGAATTAAACGAGTCAAGCAGGAAGGATTTGCAGATAAAATCCATTTTACTCTGGCCGATGTGTGCAGCAGCGGACTCGAAAGTGATTCTGCTGATTTCGTTTGGGGCGAAGATGCGTGGTGCTATGTAGTCGACAAAGAAAAACTGATTGCCGAAGCAGTTCGAATTGTAAAACCCGGCGGCATCATCGCATTTACTGATTGGGTCGAAGGAGATTCAGGACTTACTTCTGACGAGGCAGAGAGATTTTTAAAATTTATGAAATTCCCGAACATCAATAATATGAGCGATTATTGCAGTCTGCTCCAAAAAAATAATTGTGAGGTTATTACAGCCAAGGATACGAAACGTTTCGCTCCTTATGTCGATTTGTATTTGAATATGCTGAATATGCAGCTTACTTACGATGCTCTTAAAATTATTAATTTCAATTCAGACCTGATGCAGGCAATGGCCGGCGAAATGATGTTTATGCAGCAGTTGGCACATAAAGGCAAAATCGCACAGGGAATGTTTATCGCACGTAAGCGTAATTAA
- the selA gene encoding L-seryl-tRNA(Sec) selenium transferase, whose amino-acid sequence MQENNQSLLRKIPSVDELLDFLSFPHVPVPRTIIVNAIRDSVNEFRVQLLKESDKKMSEEAIRELIVSAAKERIEKAMKPFYRKVINATGIILHTGVGRAILPRQAIEQITNELGGYSLLQMDLETGERSKRDNCIERLLQQLTGTQAATVVNNNAAATAIVLNTLGCGKEVIVSRGQLVEIGGSFRLPDVMASSGVKLVEVGTTNKTHLRDYKNAITENTAAIMRVHPSNYKITGFTSEVPLDELVSLAHEHKLPLIDDVGAGALIDFSKFGFEYEPTLADSIRAGADVVTSSGDKLIGASQAGIILGKSEYINAIRKNPFARIVRVDKITLVALEATLKLFLDESFALKEVPTLAMLQRSIEELNKQARNIESELKLRNCDAEIEVVDGFSQMGSGSLPSQNLKTKLVAVKPKKIGIDVFAKRLRMYEPPIIGRIQNNQFLMDSRTLLEDDEKIIVEAVSKILAP is encoded by the coding sequence ATGCAGGAAAATAATCAAAGTCTTTTGAGAAAAATACCGTCGGTTGATGAACTTTTGGATTTTTTATCATTTCCCCATGTGCCTGTGCCGCGAACCATAATAGTCAATGCAATCAGGGATTCAGTGAATGAGTTTCGTGTACAGCTTTTGAAGGAGTCCGACAAAAAAATGAGTGAAGAGGCAATCCGGGAGTTAATTGTTTCGGCCGCTAAAGAACGCATCGAAAAAGCAATGAAACCATTCTATCGTAAAGTGATTAACGCTACCGGTATTATTTTGCATACGGGAGTGGGAAGGGCGATTCTGCCGCGACAGGCGATTGAACAGATAACAAATGAACTTGGCGGTTATTCTCTGCTCCAGATGGATTTGGAAACTGGTGAGCGTTCAAAGCGGGATAATTGTATTGAGCGGCTTTTACAGCAGTTGACTGGCACGCAGGCAGCGACAGTGGTAAATAATAATGCGGCCGCAACTGCGATTGTTCTTAATACGCTTGGATGTGGTAAGGAAGTGATAGTTTCGCGCGGACAACTTGTAGAAATCGGCGGGTCGTTTCGACTGCCGGATGTAATGGCTTCAAGCGGCGTTAAGCTTGTTGAGGTTGGAACGACCAATAAAACTCATCTACGAGACTATAAAAACGCTATCACTGAAAATACGGCCGCGATTATGAGAGTGCATCCGAGTAATTATAAAATTACCGGTTTTACATCAGAAGTTCCGCTTGACGAACTTGTCTCACTTGCGCACGAGCATAAATTACCTCTTATAGATGATGTTGGAGCCGGGGCACTGATTGATTTTTCGAAATTTGGTTTTGAATATGAGCCGACTCTTGCGGATTCTATTCGTGCAGGTGCGGATGTTGTAACCAGCAGCGGCGACAAACTGATTGGAGCTTCACAAGCTGGAATTATTCTTGGTAAGTCTGAATATATCAACGCAATAAGAAAGAATCCTTTCGCCAGAATAGTAAGGGTGGATAAGATAACGCTTGTTGCTCTCGAAGCAACGTTGAAGCTATTTTTGGATGAATCTTTTGCTCTGAAGGAGGTTCCGACTTTGGCGATGTTACAGCGTTCGATTGAAGAGCTTAATAAACAAGCCAGGAATATTGAAAGCGAATTAAAACTTCGAAATTGTGATGCTGAAATCGAGGTTGTGGACGGGTTTAGCCAAATGGGGAGCGGTTCACTGCCGTCGCAGAACCTCAAAACAAAACTTGTCGCAGTTAAGCCTAAAAAAATTGGAATTGATGTTTTTGCGAAAAGATTGAGGATGTATGAGCCGCCGATTATCGGCCGAATTCAAAATAATCAATTCCTTATGGATTCGCGTACGCTGCTCGAAGATGACGAAAAGATAATTGTTGAAGCGGTTTCAAAAATTCTTGCCCCGTAA
- a CDS encoding type II secretion system GspH family protein, with amino-acid sequence MAGMESRRKSEGFTLIELLVVISIIAMLLAILMPSLTRSREQSKRVVCLANLHAIGQSLYLYAHDFDGMIVPGECQTPWDVWSVPTENAGGVIRDQPQSVNLGHLLSADKVPMPTGDNHIFFCPSGSNFDRGRPYDNFKSTWGESDSTTYITYMFNNSLDGFDNCVAPGQQSILFHTDKINYLLTDGSVHVFNVKKLVYDDNVGAEGLAQVCSRTDVCFPTSMLHGWFANGQVNIDEAKEFLANPMSWVSQHATGTISKPVRLSNLGKKSLVADVVGGWKKSVQPETRGRPVPG; translated from the coding sequence ATGGCAGGCATGGAATCGAGACGAAAATCTGAAGGGTTTACGCTCATCGAATTGCTTGTGGTGATTTCCATAATCGCAATGCTGCTGGCAATACTAATGCCGAGTTTGACGAGGTCTCGCGAACAGTCAAAAAGGGTGGTATGTCTGGCCAATCTTCACGCAATTGGTCAAAGTCTGTATCTTTACGCACATGATTTTGATGGTATGATTGTGCCGGGTGAATGCCAGACCCCCTGGGATGTGTGGTCGGTGCCGACCGAGAATGCAGGGGGCGTAATTCGCGATCAACCACAGTCGGTAAATTTAGGGCATCTGCTTTCGGCGGATAAAGTACCTATGCCGACGGGGGATAATCATATTTTTTTCTGTCCGTCAGGCAGTAATTTCGATAGAGGCAGGCCTTACGATAACTTTAAATCGACTTGGGGCGAGAGCGATTCAACAACATATATTACCTATATGTTCAACAATAGTCTCGACGGCTTCGACAATTGTGTTGCGCCGGGTCAGCAAAGCATACTATTTCACACTGACAAAATAAATTATCTGTTGACCGATGGAAGCGTGCATGTTTTCAATGTAAAAAAGTTAGTTTACGATGATAACGTCGGAGCTGAAGGACTTGCACAGGTTTGTTCAAGGACAGATGTTTGCTTCCCGACAAGTATGCTGCATGGATGGTTTGCAAATGGACAGGTCAATATCGATGAGGCAAAAGAATTTTTGGCAAATCCGATGTCCTGGGTAAGTCAGCACGCCACGGGCACAATTTCCAAACCTGTAAGGCTGTCAAATCTTGGAAAGAAGTCTCTGGTAGCGGATGTGGTTGGTGGGTGGAAAAAATCAGTACAACCAGAAACCAGGGGACGTCCGGTGCCTGGCTGA
- the selB gene encoding selenocysteine-specific translation elongation factor, giving the protein MKSTAKQINITLGTAGHIDHGKTALVKNLTGCDTDYLKEEKERGMSIELGFAPCILSNLEVGIVDVPGHENFIKTMVAGAAGMDGVIFVIAADDGVMPQTREHLGILTLLGIKHGIVALTKSDCVQPEQLETVISKLKDFLKGTFLEDSPILPVSNITGAGFDDFYGALQTMVNSIKPKRIDGFFRLPIERSFSVKGYGTVVAGVPVSGSVKIGDEVTLLPHNMKGRIKTIQVYKHSADAVLAGQCAAINIPQLEHKMIERGNVIVSNDCFVPQSWYLCKLSLLEGNQLFLKNGQEIKFHTGTSEILASVYLMLGDKLQSGEQAVVQLRLNSPCVAAPRDRFIIRSLSPVQTIGGGMIIDSLPVKLKRTLPNMQNDVTQWAQAVLDEKDFIEYCIKKAQLYVASAKEISNRTKIPAKYVEQFLKELVTQQKVIEFGNMYIHRDTANQLEQKLLGVIADYHKNSPQAPGIDSELLCQMSELDRPVFNLILTYLKEKRLIVVRGHKFALPAHREEFPDVHRAALEKIEKLFLSRLFNPPDKEELAKVLSVPNDKISALVKMLIESERLVVVEKDLFFHADAILKARQLLVDYIKKEGMLESVKFKYILNTTRKYAIPLLDYFDQVGVTRNSGHTRYLKN; this is encoded by the coding sequence GTGAAGTCCACAGCCAAACAAATAAATATTACACTTGGAACAGCAGGTCACATAGACCACGGCAAAACTGCGCTGGTTAAAAATCTTACAGGATGCGATACTGATTATTTAAAAGAGGAGAAAGAGCGTGGAATGTCAATCGAACTTGGCTTTGCGCCCTGCATTCTTTCAAATTTGGAAGTCGGTATTGTTGATGTTCCCGGCCATGAGAATTTTATTAAAACAATGGTTGCCGGTGCGGCCGGAATGGATGGCGTAATATTTGTTATTGCCGCAGATGACGGCGTAATGCCGCAAACTCGTGAACATCTTGGGATTCTTACTCTTCTCGGAATTAAACACGGCATAGTAGCGTTAACAAAATCGGATTGCGTTCAGCCGGAGCAATTAGAAACTGTCATATCGAAACTGAAAGATTTTCTTAAAGGTACATTTTTGGAAGACTCACCCATTCTTCCTGTTTCAAATATAACAGGTGCAGGCTTCGATGATTTTTATGGTGCCTTGCAGACTATGGTTAATTCCATAAAACCAAAACGCATAGATGGTTTTTTCAGGCTGCCGATAGAACGCTCTTTTAGTGTTAAAGGTTATGGAACAGTTGTCGCAGGTGTGCCTGTTTCCGGTTCAGTTAAAATTGGTGATGAAGTTACGCTTTTACCGCATAATATGAAAGGCCGAATTAAAACTATTCAGGTTTACAAACATTCTGCTGATGCGGTTTTAGCCGGTCAATGTGCAGCTATTAATATTCCTCAACTTGAACACAAAATGATTGAACGAGGCAATGTAATAGTCTCTAATGATTGTTTCGTACCCCAGTCGTGGTATTTGTGTAAGTTATCGCTATTGGAGGGTAATCAGTTATTTCTGAAAAATGGTCAGGAAATAAAATTTCACACCGGAACTTCCGAAATTTTAGCGTCTGTATATCTAATGCTGGGTGATAAATTGCAATCAGGCGAGCAGGCTGTTGTGCAATTAAGACTTAACAGTCCTTGTGTCGCCGCACCAAGGGACCGTTTTATAATCAGGAGTCTTTCGCCTGTTCAGACCATTGGTGGCGGAATGATAATAGATTCATTGCCGGTAAAACTAAAAAGAACTTTGCCGAATATGCAAAATGATGTTACGCAATGGGCACAAGCGGTTCTTGATGAAAAAGATTTTATAGAATATTGTATTAAAAAAGCTCAACTGTATGTTGCTTCCGCAAAAGAAATCTCCAATCGAACGAAAATTCCGGCAAAATATGTTGAGCAATTTTTAAAAGAACTGGTCACGCAGCAAAAAGTGATAGAGTTTGGAAATATGTATATACATCGTGATACTGCGAACCAGCTTGAACAGAAATTACTTGGAGTGATTGCGGATTATCACAAAAATTCTCCACAGGCACCGGGCATAGATTCGGAATTGCTTTGTCAAATGAGTGAGTTGGACAGGCCGGTATTTAATCTGATTTTAACTTATCTAAAAGAGAAAAGGCTAATTGTCGTCCGTGGACACAAATTCGCTTTGCCTGCACATCGTGAGGAATTTCCGGATGTGCATCGGGCGGCTCTTGAGAAAATAGAAAAATTATTTCTGTCGCGGTTATTTAATCCGCCGGACAAGGAAGAATTGGCAAAAGTTCTTAGTGTTCCAAATGATAAGATATCTGCACTTGTAAAGATGCTTATAGAGTCTGAACGGCTTGTTGTTGTGGAAAAGGATTTATTTTTCCATGCTGATGCTATACTGAAAGCACGTCAGCTTTTAGTGGATTACATTAAAAAAGAAGGAATGTTGGAAAGTGTCAAATTCAAATACATTCTTAATACCACAAGAAAATATGCGATTCCTCTTTTGGATTATTTTGACCAAGTTGGTGTTACTCGTAACTCCGGCCATACACGATATCTCAAAAATTAA
- the purH gene encoding bifunctional phosphoribosylaminoimidazolecarboxamide formyltransferase/IMP cyclohydrolase gives MDVKIKTALISVSDKNGVAEFAKNLAAMGVKIISTGGTAKSLAQAGISVVSIDSVTGFPEMMDGRVKTLHPKIHGGLLSIRDNSEHQAAMKKHGIEPIDMVCINLYPFEKTVAKPDCKFEDAIENIDIGGPSMVRSAAKNHKYVTVVTSSCQYEKIIAEMKSSGGSVSEKTRSDFARIAFGMTASYDAAISKYLNKQAGVRYPERISIALNKEMELRYGENPHQTGAFYKLAPNDEVSVSSAKVMEDETQISFNNLMDANAAFELAKEFSEPAAVVVKHLNPCGCAIDNDIHKAYQKAYETDVTSAFGGIIALNRKVDKALATTIMESYSLFGKAKGAAGFFAEVLIAPGFDVDAIETIRTLKPWGKRVRIMSTAQIDRAKIDCGEFDVRCIIGGMLLQDRDLIGWEPTVLTYPTKIKPNKEQLEDLRIAWITAKHVKSNTITLVKDRRLIGVGAGQMNRVESGFIAFKNSAEDTKGCSMGSDAFFPFPDNIDQAAKHGVSCIIQPGGSKKDDDVIAAADRYGIAMVFTGKRHFKH, from the coding sequence ATGGATGTGAAAATCAAAACTGCACTCATCAGCGTATCAGATAAAAACGGTGTCGCAGAATTCGCAAAAAATCTTGCGGCAATGGGCGTCAAAATCATCAGCACAGGCGGAACAGCCAAATCGCTTGCGCAGGCGGGAATTAGTGTCGTCAGTATCGATTCGGTTACAGGTTTTCCTGAAATGATGGACGGCCGAGTTAAAACCCTGCACCCGAAAATCCACGGCGGTCTTTTGAGCATCCGCGACAACAGCGAACATCAGGCTGCAATGAAAAAGCACGGCATCGAACCAATCGATATGGTTTGCATTAATCTTTATCCTTTCGAAAAAACTGTTGCCAAACCTGACTGTAAATTCGAGGACGCAATCGAGAATATCGACATTGGCGGCCCAAGTATGGTTCGCTCGGCAGCGAAAAATCATAAATATGTTACGGTTGTTACAAGCTCCTGCCAGTACGAAAAAATTATCGCCGAAATGAAATCGTCCGGCGGCAGCGTCAGCGAAAAGACAAGAAGCGATTTTGCTCGAATCGCTTTTGGAATGACCGCGAGTTATGATGCGGCTATATCGAAATATCTCAATAAACAGGCCGGCGTAAGATATCCTGAAAGAATCAGCATTGCTCTTAACAAAGAGATGGAACTTCGCTATGGCGAAAATCCGCACCAGACCGGCGCGTTTTATAAACTCGCTCCGAACGACGAAGTCAGCGTTTCCTCCGCTAAAGTTATGGAAGACGAAACGCAAATCAGCTTCAATAATCTGATGGATGCAAACGCGGCGTTCGAGCTTGCAAAGGAATTTTCAGAGCCGGCGGCAGTTGTTGTAAAACATTTAAATCCCTGCGGCTGCGCAATCGACAACGATATTCACAAGGCATATCAAAAGGCCTACGAAACAGACGTTACAAGCGCATTTGGCGGAATCATCGCCCTGAACAGAAAAGTCGATAAGGCTCTTGCGACGACGATTATGGAATCATACTCATTGTTCGGCAAGGCAAAAGGCGCTGCGGGATTTTTTGCGGAAGTGTTAATCGCGCCGGGCTTTGATGTTGACGCAATCGAGACAATCAGAACATTAAAGCCGTGGGGCAAACGCGTAAGAATTATGTCCACCGCCCAAATCGACAGAGCAAAAATTGATTGCGGCGAATTCGATGTTCGCTGCATCATCGGCGGAATGCTCCTGCAGGATAGAGACCTTATCGGATGGGAACCTACTGTACTGACTTATCCGACAAAAATAAAACCCAATAAGGAACAACTCGAAGATTTACGCATTGCGTGGATTACTGCCAAACATGTTAAGAGCAATACTATAACGCTTGTAAAAGACAGAAGACTTATCGGCGTAGGCGCAGGCCAGATGAATCGCGTTGAGTCCGGCTTTATCGCATTTAAAAATTCAGCCGAAGACACAAAAGGCTGTTCAATGGGGTCCGATGCGTTCTTCCCGTTCCCGGACAATATTGACCAGGCGGCCAAGCACGGCGTTAGCTGTATAATTCAGCCCGGCGGCTCAAAGAAAGACGATGATGTTATCGCTGCCGCAGACAGATACGGTATAGCGATGGTCTTTACCGGCAAAAGACATTTTAAACACTAA